A region from the Lonchura striata isolate bLonStr1 chromosome 16, bLonStr1.mat, whole genome shotgun sequence genome encodes:
- the CCP110 gene encoding centriolar coiled-coil protein of 110 kDa isoform X1: MKMEDYEIFCRKHLSRIQEEAIKGKTSLTVQNKNISLIQFYGVPVLSPLLSLEKKKEIQQYKEKALELESRKRESRKKALLNRVEEIVKNVQMKKGSRMSDVNTSKAESSCPDLDSKPLTYFTPLSDINSACTPERQSSMDLEKTSELRPSGTAGQVTSNVTDVVEVAEDHVFSKPSESRFVEDTLCPRAASPDKVCNKLPSHALQKQEGRVGSPSDEDVQDPCVMSLQNLIKKSREYIEKEQSKRTSKSNSKRSTSESHSDKENDGVKTTDSVKERAKLTGRSSTAQMLDKPSLNRSNTLLHGASTHTNSTSTSTLSSFSKVDIPVRVGTPPLVDSDSDEDLKKNSMLERDSSIVRSLTGSYAKLPSPEPSMSPKMHRRRPRPLSMGHIIINNPVNAYELSPKGKGRTMDLIMQDIADKNNVSESVPKFMVDFTAVCPGRVPGVSRSSSGPCDGLGVGKPKRHSFGLFESRGAVSAVVGGPVLMDSRVPYKTESSTGMAPPKVNEPFAISQSAVTQKILAVNEMKPATLAENTKCNSPMELNKSYDVENPSPLLMQSKNVQQQLDNTPNVSSANEQFPENFEKVKRRLDLDTDYCQKENSSCVLGAGMEGQEKQWLQEQKYPVGSVYITKNAVLENMAKEDILKTNELAFEEVKKRLEKHHAQQLSILIAEQEREQEELKKELEEQKRNSKGEKVTTTEIEISKVNINSRMELEWRKKSESGLLESVQSQLETVHNTNSTSIGFAHTTPNTFSSTSETSFYLWGPSGSGVIKTSVCRPSNRIKTRWIQVFSPEIQTKFDKITALAKGFLTRRLLQTEKLKHLKQTVKDTLEFIKNFQSEVPLKGGSVSAQDASLHERVMAQLRAALYDIHDIFFTMAASERMNILRHDREVRKEKMLRQMDKVKSPRERVKLSTATQKSLDRKKCMKASEMGIPSKKIIIKQKTPQNRILQPNQGQNAPVHRLLCRQGTPKTSLNGVEQNRRKASGSRVLNKAVSGAYAGKTQRKKPNVVII; encoded by the exons ATGAAGATGGAGGACTATGAAATATTCTGTAGGAAGCATCTTTCCAGAATCCAAGAAGAGGCAATAAAAGGAAAAACCTCCTTGACTGTTCAGAACAAAAATATCTCCCTCATTCAATTCTATGGAGTTCCTGTGCTTTCCCCTCTG CTTagccttgaaaagaaaaaggaaatacagCAATATAAAGAGAAAGCACTGGAGCTAGAGAGCAGGAAACGGGAGTCCCGGAAAAAAGCTTTATTGAATCGTGTTGAGGAGATTGTCAAAAATGTCCAG ATGAAGAAAGGATCTAGGATGAGTGATGTGAACACATCAAAGGCTGAGAGTTCTTGCCCTGATTTGGATTCAAAGCCTTTGACTTACTTCACACCTCTATCAGATATCAATTCAGCATGTACTCCTGAAAGGCAGAGTTCCATGGACCTGGAAAAGACATCAGAACTTAGACCATCAGGTACTGCAGGGCAAGTGACATCAAATGTGACAGATGTAGTTGAAGTGGCAGAAGATCATGTTTTTTCAAAGCCAAGTGAGAGTCGCTTCGTGGAAGATACGCTGTGTCCGAGGGCTGCATCTCCTGACAAGGTGTGTAACAAGCTCCCATCTCATGCTCTGCAGAAGCAGGAGGGACGAGTGGGGTCACCATCAGATGAGGATGTCCAAGATCCATGTGTAATGAGTCTTCAGAACCTGATAAAGAAGTCTAGGGAGTACATAGAGAAAGAGCAGAGCAAGCGTACCTCAAAAAGCAATTCAAAGAGGAGTACGAGTGAAAGTCATTCGGATAAAGAAAATGATGGTGTTAAAACAACTGACTCTGTGAAAGAGAGGGCAAAGCTTACAGGCAGGAGTAGCACTGCTCAGATGCTTGATAAACCCAGTCTTAATAGATCAAATACCCTTCTCCATGGTGCCTCTACTCATACAAATAGCACAAGTACGTCCACTTTATCCAGTTTTTCTAAAGTAGACATACCTGTGAGAGTTGGAACACCCCCTTTGGTGGATTCTGATTCAGATGAGGACTTGAAAAAGAATTCTATGTTGGAGCGTGACAGTAGCATTGTCAGGAGCCTCACAGGCTCTTATGCCAAATTGCCAAGCCCAGAGCCAAGCATGAGCCCTAAAATGCACCGACGGCGCCCAAGACCTTTATCCATGGGACACATCATTATAAACAACCCTGTGAATGCTTACGAGTTAAGTCCTAAAGGCAAGGGTAGAACAATGGATTTAATCATGCAAGATATTGCAGATAAGAACAATGTGTCTGAATCGGTGCCAAAGTTTATGGTGGACTTCACTGCGGTCTGCCCTGGCAGAGTTCCTGGTGTCAGCAGGAGTTCTTCAGGCCCTTGTGATGGCTTGGGGGTTGGCAAACCAAAGCGCCATTCCTTCGGGCTCTTTGAAAGCAGAGGAGCAGTGTCGGCTGTGGTGGGAGGACCGGTGCTGATGGACAGCAGAGTGCCATATAAAACAGAGAGCAGTACTGGGATGGCACCTCCAAAAGTGAATGAGCCCTTTGCCATCAGTCAGTCTGCAGTGACACAGAAGATCCTGGCTGTGAATGAAATGAAACCAGCTACTTTGGCAGAAAACACTAAATGTAACTCTCCAATGGAACTCAATAAATCTTATGATGTGGAAAATCCATCTCCACTACTAATGCAGAGCAAGAATGTGCAACAGCAGCTGGATAATACGCCAAATGTTTCCTCAGCAAATGAGCAGTTCCcagaaaattttgaaaaggTAAAACGTAGACTTGATTTAGACACTGACTActgccaaaaagaaaacagttccTGTGTTCTTGGAGCTGGAATGGAAGGACAAGAGAAGCAGTGGTTGCAAGAACAGAAATATCCTGTGGGATCAGTTTACATTACCAAGAATGCAGTCCTTGAAAATATGGCAAAAg aagatattttaaaaactaatgAGCTGGCCTTTGAAGAAGTGAAAAAGAGACTTGAAAAACATCATGCACAACAATTGTCAATTCTTATAGCTGAACAAGAGAGAGAACAGGAGGAATTGAAGAAG GAACTGGAAGAGCAAAAAAGGAATTCAAAAGGAGAGAAGGTTACTACGACGGAAATAGAAATTTCCAAAGTGAATATTAACAGCAGGATGGAGTTggaatggaggaaaaaaagtgaaagtgGCTTGCTGGAAAGTGTGCAGTCTCAGCTGGAGACAGTCCATAACACAAACTCCACCAGCATTG GTTTTGCTCACACAACACCCAACACCTTTTCTTCAACAAGTGAAACTTCATTCTATCTCTGGGGACCATCAGGTAGTGGAGTTATAAAGACCTCAGTATGCAGGCCAAGCAATAGGATCAAAACTAGGTGGATTCAG gttttcagTCCAGAGATACAGACAAAGTTTGACAAGATCACAGCATTGGCAAAGGGATTTCTCACTCGTAGACTTCTACAGACAGAAAAACTGAAACATCTTAAGCAAACTGTAAAA GATACTCTGGAGTTCATAAAAAATTTTCAGTCTGAAGTCCCATTGAAAGGAGGAAGCGTGTCAGCACAAGATGCATCCCTTCATGAAAGAGTAATGGCTCAG CTGCGAGCTGCTCTGTATGACATCCATGACATCTTTTTCACAATGGCTGCATCGGAGAGAATGAATATTCTGCGTCACGATCGTGAAGTTCGTAAAGAGAAGATGCTCAGGCAAATG GATAAAGTAAAGAGCCCAAGAGAGCGAGTGAAACTTTCAACAGCTACACAGAAATCTCTGGACAGGAAAAAGTGCATGAA GGCTTCAGAAATGGGAATACcaagtaaaaaaataatcataaaacaaaaaactcctCAAAATCG CATACTTCAACCAAACCAAGGACAGAATGCTCCAGTTCATAGACTGCTTTGCAGACAAGG AACCCCTAAGACCTCATTGAATGGGGTTGAGCAAAATAGAAGGAAGGCCTCAGGGAGCAGAGTGCTTAACAAGGCTGTTTCAG GAGCATATGcaggaaaaacccaaagaaagAAGCCAAATGTTGTGATAATTTAA
- the CCP110 gene encoding centriolar coiled-coil protein of 110 kDa isoform X2 — MKMEDYEIFCRKHLSRIQEEAIKGKTSLTVQNKNISLIQFYGVPVLSPLLSLEKKKEIQQYKEKALELESRKRESRKKALLNRVEEIVKNVQMKKGSRMSDVNTSKAESSCPDLDSKPLTYFTPLSDINSACTPERQSSMDLEKTSELRPSGTAGQVTSNVTDVVEVAEDHVFSKPSESRFVEDTLCPRAASPDKVCNKLPSHALQKQEGRVGSPSDEDVQDPCVMSLQNLIKKSREYIEKEQSKRTSKSNSKRSTSESHSDKENDGVKTTDSVKERAKLTGRSSTAQMLDKPSLNRSNTLLHGASTHTNSTSTSTLSSFSKVDIPVRVGTPPLVDSDSDEDLKKNSMLERDSSIVRSLTGSYAKLPSPEPSMSPKMHRRRPRPLSMGHIIINNPVNAYELSPKGKGRTMDLIMQDIADKNNVSESVPKFMVDFTAVCPGRVPGVSRSSSGPCDGLGVGKPKRHSFGLFESRGAVSAVVGGPVLMDSRVPYKTESSTGMAPPKVNEPFAISQSAVTQKILAVNEMKPATLAENTKCNSPMELNKSYDVENPSPLLMQSKNVQQQLDNTPNVSSANEQFPENFEKVKRRLDLDTDYCQKENSSCVLGAGMEGQEKQWLQEQKYPVGSVYITKNAVLENMAKDILKTNELAFEEVKKRLEKHHAQQLSILIAEQEREQEELKKELEEQKRNSKGEKVTTTEIEISKVNINSRMELEWRKKSESGLLESVQSQLETVHNTNSTSIGFAHTTPNTFSSTSETSFYLWGPSGSGVIKTSVCRPSNRIKTRWIQVFSPEIQTKFDKITALAKGFLTRRLLQTEKLKHLKQTVKDTLEFIKNFQSEVPLKGGSVSAQDASLHERVMAQLRAALYDIHDIFFTMAASERMNILRHDREVRKEKMLRQMDKVKSPRERVKLSTATQKSLDRKKCMKASEMGIPSKKIIIKQKTPQNRILQPNQGQNAPVHRLLCRQGTPKTSLNGVEQNRRKASGSRVLNKAVSGAYAGKTQRKKPNVVII, encoded by the exons ATGAAGATGGAGGACTATGAAATATTCTGTAGGAAGCATCTTTCCAGAATCCAAGAAGAGGCAATAAAAGGAAAAACCTCCTTGACTGTTCAGAACAAAAATATCTCCCTCATTCAATTCTATGGAGTTCCTGTGCTTTCCCCTCTG CTTagccttgaaaagaaaaaggaaatacagCAATATAAAGAGAAAGCACTGGAGCTAGAGAGCAGGAAACGGGAGTCCCGGAAAAAAGCTTTATTGAATCGTGTTGAGGAGATTGTCAAAAATGTCCAG ATGAAGAAAGGATCTAGGATGAGTGATGTGAACACATCAAAGGCTGAGAGTTCTTGCCCTGATTTGGATTCAAAGCCTTTGACTTACTTCACACCTCTATCAGATATCAATTCAGCATGTACTCCTGAAAGGCAGAGTTCCATGGACCTGGAAAAGACATCAGAACTTAGACCATCAGGTACTGCAGGGCAAGTGACATCAAATGTGACAGATGTAGTTGAAGTGGCAGAAGATCATGTTTTTTCAAAGCCAAGTGAGAGTCGCTTCGTGGAAGATACGCTGTGTCCGAGGGCTGCATCTCCTGACAAGGTGTGTAACAAGCTCCCATCTCATGCTCTGCAGAAGCAGGAGGGACGAGTGGGGTCACCATCAGATGAGGATGTCCAAGATCCATGTGTAATGAGTCTTCAGAACCTGATAAAGAAGTCTAGGGAGTACATAGAGAAAGAGCAGAGCAAGCGTACCTCAAAAAGCAATTCAAAGAGGAGTACGAGTGAAAGTCATTCGGATAAAGAAAATGATGGTGTTAAAACAACTGACTCTGTGAAAGAGAGGGCAAAGCTTACAGGCAGGAGTAGCACTGCTCAGATGCTTGATAAACCCAGTCTTAATAGATCAAATACCCTTCTCCATGGTGCCTCTACTCATACAAATAGCACAAGTACGTCCACTTTATCCAGTTTTTCTAAAGTAGACATACCTGTGAGAGTTGGAACACCCCCTTTGGTGGATTCTGATTCAGATGAGGACTTGAAAAAGAATTCTATGTTGGAGCGTGACAGTAGCATTGTCAGGAGCCTCACAGGCTCTTATGCCAAATTGCCAAGCCCAGAGCCAAGCATGAGCCCTAAAATGCACCGACGGCGCCCAAGACCTTTATCCATGGGACACATCATTATAAACAACCCTGTGAATGCTTACGAGTTAAGTCCTAAAGGCAAGGGTAGAACAATGGATTTAATCATGCAAGATATTGCAGATAAGAACAATGTGTCTGAATCGGTGCCAAAGTTTATGGTGGACTTCACTGCGGTCTGCCCTGGCAGAGTTCCTGGTGTCAGCAGGAGTTCTTCAGGCCCTTGTGATGGCTTGGGGGTTGGCAAACCAAAGCGCCATTCCTTCGGGCTCTTTGAAAGCAGAGGAGCAGTGTCGGCTGTGGTGGGAGGACCGGTGCTGATGGACAGCAGAGTGCCATATAAAACAGAGAGCAGTACTGGGATGGCACCTCCAAAAGTGAATGAGCCCTTTGCCATCAGTCAGTCTGCAGTGACACAGAAGATCCTGGCTGTGAATGAAATGAAACCAGCTACTTTGGCAGAAAACACTAAATGTAACTCTCCAATGGAACTCAATAAATCTTATGATGTGGAAAATCCATCTCCACTACTAATGCAGAGCAAGAATGTGCAACAGCAGCTGGATAATACGCCAAATGTTTCCTCAGCAAATGAGCAGTTCCcagaaaattttgaaaaggTAAAACGTAGACTTGATTTAGACACTGACTActgccaaaaagaaaacagttccTGTGTTCTTGGAGCTGGAATGGAAGGACAAGAGAAGCAGTGGTTGCAAGAACAGAAATATCCTGTGGGATCAGTTTACATTACCAAGAATGCAGTCCTTGAAAATATGGCAAAAg atattttaaaaactaatgAGCTGGCCTTTGAAGAAGTGAAAAAGAGACTTGAAAAACATCATGCACAACAATTGTCAATTCTTATAGCTGAACAAGAGAGAGAACAGGAGGAATTGAAGAAG GAACTGGAAGAGCAAAAAAGGAATTCAAAAGGAGAGAAGGTTACTACGACGGAAATAGAAATTTCCAAAGTGAATATTAACAGCAGGATGGAGTTggaatggaggaaaaaaagtgaaagtgGCTTGCTGGAAAGTGTGCAGTCTCAGCTGGAGACAGTCCATAACACAAACTCCACCAGCATTG GTTTTGCTCACACAACACCCAACACCTTTTCTTCAACAAGTGAAACTTCATTCTATCTCTGGGGACCATCAGGTAGTGGAGTTATAAAGACCTCAGTATGCAGGCCAAGCAATAGGATCAAAACTAGGTGGATTCAG gttttcagTCCAGAGATACAGACAAAGTTTGACAAGATCACAGCATTGGCAAAGGGATTTCTCACTCGTAGACTTCTACAGACAGAAAAACTGAAACATCTTAAGCAAACTGTAAAA GATACTCTGGAGTTCATAAAAAATTTTCAGTCTGAAGTCCCATTGAAAGGAGGAAGCGTGTCAGCACAAGATGCATCCCTTCATGAAAGAGTAATGGCTCAG CTGCGAGCTGCTCTGTATGACATCCATGACATCTTTTTCACAATGGCTGCATCGGAGAGAATGAATATTCTGCGTCACGATCGTGAAGTTCGTAAAGAGAAGATGCTCAGGCAAATG GATAAAGTAAAGAGCCCAAGAGAGCGAGTGAAACTTTCAACAGCTACACAGAAATCTCTGGACAGGAAAAAGTGCATGAA GGCTTCAGAAATGGGAATACcaagtaaaaaaataatcataaaacaaaaaactcctCAAAATCG CATACTTCAACCAAACCAAGGACAGAATGCTCCAGTTCATAGACTGCTTTGCAGACAAGG AACCCCTAAGACCTCATTGAATGGGGTTGAGCAAAATAGAAGGAAGGCCTCAGGGAGCAGAGTGCTTAACAAGGCTGTTTCAG GAGCATATGcaggaaaaacccaaagaaagAAGCCAAATGTTGTGATAATTTAA
- the GDE1 gene encoding glycerophosphodiester phosphodiesterase 1 isoform X1, giving the protein MLCHGEGLLSPLTALLVLALALSRSPALACLLPAGLYLALQLLALEPAAPQSAQRVLRPRGAAGRIAHRGGAHDAPENTLAAIRQAAENGATGVELDLEFSADGVPILMHDDTVERTTDGAGRLQDLTFEEIRKLDPSAKHRLRSQFQDEKVPTLREAVVESMHHNLTIYFDVKGHANQAVDALKQLYQEFPQLYNSSIVCSFMPDVVYKMRQADRNVVTALTHRPWQLSHLGDGTPRFNSFWKHFLYMVMDVILDWSLHSFLWRLCGVSAFLIQKNFVSQDYVRHWSSRGIGVVAWTVNTFAEKSYYESVLDCNYMTDSLLEDCDPHY; this is encoded by the exons ATGCTGTGCCACGGGGAGGGCCTGCTGAGCCCGCTGACGGCTCTGCTGGTGCTGGCGCTGGCGCTGAGCCGCAGCCCGGCGCTGGCCTGCCTGCTGCCGGCCGGGCTGTACCTGGCGCTGCAGCTCTTGGCGCTGGAGCCCGCGGCGCCCCAGAGCGCGCAGCGCGTGCtgcggccccgcggcgccgccggccgcATCGCGCACCGCGGCGGCGCGCACGACGCGCCCGAGAACACGCTGGCGGCCATCCGACAG gcagcTGAGAATGGAGCAACGGGTGTGGAGCTGGATCTTGAATTTAGTGCAGATGGTGTCCCCATCCTCATGCACGATGACACAGTTGAAAGGACAACTGATGGGGCTGGGAGACTGCAGGACCTGACTTTTGAGGAAATCAGGAAGCTTGATCCATCTGCGAAACACAGGCTACG GAGCCAGTTCCAAGATGAAAAGGTACCAACTCTGAGAGAAGCTGTTGTGGAGTCTATGCATCACAATCTCACAATCTACTTCGATGTCAAAGGCCATGCAAACCAG GCAGTTGATGCCCTGAAACAACTCTACCAGGAATTTCCACAGTTGTATAACAGCAGCATTGTCTGTTCTTTCATGCCAGACGTTGTTTATAAG ATGAGACAAGCTGACAGAAATGTTGTGACAGCACTGACACACAGGCCCTGGCAGCTGAGTCACCTGGGCGATGGGACACCCCGATTCAATTCCTTCTGGAAGCATTTCCTGTACATGGTGATGGATGTCATTCTGGACTGGAGCCTACACAGCTTCTTGTGGCGATTGTGTGGGGTTTCAGCTTTCCTCATAcagaaaaattttgtttctca GGACTACGTGAGGCACTGGTCTTCCAGAGGAATTGGAGTGGTTGCCTGGACAGTGAACACGTTTGCAGAGAAAAGCTACTACGAAAGCGTCCTTGACTGCAACTACATGACGGACAGCCTGCTGGAGGACTGCGACCCTCACtactga
- the GDE1 gene encoding glycerophosphodiester phosphodiesterase 1 isoform X2: protein MHDDTVERTTDGAGRLQDLTFEEIRKLDPSAKHRLRSQFQDEKVPTLREAVVESMHHNLTIYFDVKGHANQAVDALKQLYQEFPQLYNSSIVCSFMPDVVYKMRQADRNVVTALTHRPWQLSHLGDGTPRFNSFWKHFLYMVMDVILDWSLHSFLWRLCGVSAFLIQKNFVSQDYVRHWSSRGIGVVAWTVNTFAEKSYYESVLDCNYMTDSLLEDCDPHY, encoded by the exons ATGCACGATGACACAGTTGAAAGGACAACTGATGGGGCTGGGAGACTGCAGGACCTGACTTTTGAGGAAATCAGGAAGCTTGATCCATCTGCGAAACACAGGCTACG GAGCCAGTTCCAAGATGAAAAGGTACCAACTCTGAGAGAAGCTGTTGTGGAGTCTATGCATCACAATCTCACAATCTACTTCGATGTCAAAGGCCATGCAAACCAG GCAGTTGATGCCCTGAAACAACTCTACCAGGAATTTCCACAGTTGTATAACAGCAGCATTGTCTGTTCTTTCATGCCAGACGTTGTTTATAAG ATGAGACAAGCTGACAGAAATGTTGTGACAGCACTGACACACAGGCCCTGGCAGCTGAGTCACCTGGGCGATGGGACACCCCGATTCAATTCCTTCTGGAAGCATTTCCTGTACATGGTGATGGATGTCATTCTGGACTGGAGCCTACACAGCTTCTTGTGGCGATTGTGTGGGGTTTCAGCTTTCCTCATAcagaaaaattttgtttctca GGACTACGTGAGGCACTGGTCTTCCAGAGGAATTGGAGTGGTTGCCTGGACAGTGAACACGTTTGCAGAGAAAAGCTACTACGAAAGCGTCCTTGACTGCAACTACATGACGGACAGCCTGCTGGAGGACTGCGACCCTCACtactga
- the CCP110 gene encoding centriolar coiled-coil protein of 110 kDa isoform X3: MKMEDYEIFCRKHLSRIQEEAIKGKTSLTVQNKNISLIQFYGVPVLSPLLSLEKKKEIQQYKEKALELESRKRESRKKALLNRVEEIVKNVQMKKGSRMSDVNTSKAESSCPDLDSKPLTYFTPLSDINSACTPERQSSMDLEKTSELRPSGTAGQVTSNVTDVVEVAEDHVFSKPSESRFVEDTLCPRAASPDKVCNKLPSHALQKQEGRVGSPSDEDVQDPCVMSLQNLIKKSREYIEKEQSKRTSKSNSKRSTSESHSDKENDGVKTTDSVKERAKLTGRSSTAQMLDKPSLNRSNTLLHGASTHTNSTSTSTLSSFSKVDIPVRVGTPPLVDSDSDEDLKKNSMLERDSSIVRSLTGSYAKLPSPEPSMSPKMHRRRPRPLSMGHIIINNPVNAYELSPKGKGRTMDLIMQDIADKNNVSESVPKFMVDFTAVCPGRVPGVSRSSSGPCDGLGVGKPKRHSFGLFESRGAVSAVVGGPVLMDSRVPYKTESSTGMAPPKVNEPFAISQSAVTQKILAVNEMKPATLAENTKCNSPMELNKSYDVENPSPLLMQSKNVQQQLDNTPNVSSANEQFPENFEKVKRRLDLDTDYCQKENSSCVLGAGMEGQEKQWLQEQKYPVGSVYITKNAVLENMAKEDILKTNELAFEEVKKRLEKHHAQQLSILIAEQEREQEELKKELEEQKRNSKGEKVTTTEIEISKVNINSRMELEWRKKSESGLLESVQSQLETVHNTNSTSIGFAHTTPNTFSSTSETSFYLWGPSGSGVIKTSVCRPSNRIKTRWIQVFSPEIQTKFDKITALAKGFLTRRLLQTEKLKHLKQTVKDTLEFIKNFQSEVPLKGGSVSAQDASLHERVMAQLRAALYDIHDIFFTMAASERMNILRHDREVRKEKMLRQMDKVKSPRERVKLSTATQKSLDRKKCMKASEMGIPSKKIIIKQKTPQNRILQPNQGQNAPVHRLLCRQGSICRKNPKKEAKCCDNLRRQHSLG; encoded by the exons ATGAAGATGGAGGACTATGAAATATTCTGTAGGAAGCATCTTTCCAGAATCCAAGAAGAGGCAATAAAAGGAAAAACCTCCTTGACTGTTCAGAACAAAAATATCTCCCTCATTCAATTCTATGGAGTTCCTGTGCTTTCCCCTCTG CTTagccttgaaaagaaaaaggaaatacagCAATATAAAGAGAAAGCACTGGAGCTAGAGAGCAGGAAACGGGAGTCCCGGAAAAAAGCTTTATTGAATCGTGTTGAGGAGATTGTCAAAAATGTCCAG ATGAAGAAAGGATCTAGGATGAGTGATGTGAACACATCAAAGGCTGAGAGTTCTTGCCCTGATTTGGATTCAAAGCCTTTGACTTACTTCACACCTCTATCAGATATCAATTCAGCATGTACTCCTGAAAGGCAGAGTTCCATGGACCTGGAAAAGACATCAGAACTTAGACCATCAGGTACTGCAGGGCAAGTGACATCAAATGTGACAGATGTAGTTGAAGTGGCAGAAGATCATGTTTTTTCAAAGCCAAGTGAGAGTCGCTTCGTGGAAGATACGCTGTGTCCGAGGGCTGCATCTCCTGACAAGGTGTGTAACAAGCTCCCATCTCATGCTCTGCAGAAGCAGGAGGGACGAGTGGGGTCACCATCAGATGAGGATGTCCAAGATCCATGTGTAATGAGTCTTCAGAACCTGATAAAGAAGTCTAGGGAGTACATAGAGAAAGAGCAGAGCAAGCGTACCTCAAAAAGCAATTCAAAGAGGAGTACGAGTGAAAGTCATTCGGATAAAGAAAATGATGGTGTTAAAACAACTGACTCTGTGAAAGAGAGGGCAAAGCTTACAGGCAGGAGTAGCACTGCTCAGATGCTTGATAAACCCAGTCTTAATAGATCAAATACCCTTCTCCATGGTGCCTCTACTCATACAAATAGCACAAGTACGTCCACTTTATCCAGTTTTTCTAAAGTAGACATACCTGTGAGAGTTGGAACACCCCCTTTGGTGGATTCTGATTCAGATGAGGACTTGAAAAAGAATTCTATGTTGGAGCGTGACAGTAGCATTGTCAGGAGCCTCACAGGCTCTTATGCCAAATTGCCAAGCCCAGAGCCAAGCATGAGCCCTAAAATGCACCGACGGCGCCCAAGACCTTTATCCATGGGACACATCATTATAAACAACCCTGTGAATGCTTACGAGTTAAGTCCTAAAGGCAAGGGTAGAACAATGGATTTAATCATGCAAGATATTGCAGATAAGAACAATGTGTCTGAATCGGTGCCAAAGTTTATGGTGGACTTCACTGCGGTCTGCCCTGGCAGAGTTCCTGGTGTCAGCAGGAGTTCTTCAGGCCCTTGTGATGGCTTGGGGGTTGGCAAACCAAAGCGCCATTCCTTCGGGCTCTTTGAAAGCAGAGGAGCAGTGTCGGCTGTGGTGGGAGGACCGGTGCTGATGGACAGCAGAGTGCCATATAAAACAGAGAGCAGTACTGGGATGGCACCTCCAAAAGTGAATGAGCCCTTTGCCATCAGTCAGTCTGCAGTGACACAGAAGATCCTGGCTGTGAATGAAATGAAACCAGCTACTTTGGCAGAAAACACTAAATGTAACTCTCCAATGGAACTCAATAAATCTTATGATGTGGAAAATCCATCTCCACTACTAATGCAGAGCAAGAATGTGCAACAGCAGCTGGATAATACGCCAAATGTTTCCTCAGCAAATGAGCAGTTCCcagaaaattttgaaaaggTAAAACGTAGACTTGATTTAGACACTGACTActgccaaaaagaaaacagttccTGTGTTCTTGGAGCTGGAATGGAAGGACAAGAGAAGCAGTGGTTGCAAGAACAGAAATATCCTGTGGGATCAGTTTACATTACCAAGAATGCAGTCCTTGAAAATATGGCAAAAg aagatattttaaaaactaatgAGCTGGCCTTTGAAGAAGTGAAAAAGAGACTTGAAAAACATCATGCACAACAATTGTCAATTCTTATAGCTGAACAAGAGAGAGAACAGGAGGAATTGAAGAAG GAACTGGAAGAGCAAAAAAGGAATTCAAAAGGAGAGAAGGTTACTACGACGGAAATAGAAATTTCCAAAGTGAATATTAACAGCAGGATGGAGTTggaatggaggaaaaaaagtgaaagtgGCTTGCTGGAAAGTGTGCAGTCTCAGCTGGAGACAGTCCATAACACAAACTCCACCAGCATTG GTTTTGCTCACACAACACCCAACACCTTTTCTTCAACAAGTGAAACTTCATTCTATCTCTGGGGACCATCAGGTAGTGGAGTTATAAAGACCTCAGTATGCAGGCCAAGCAATAGGATCAAAACTAGGTGGATTCAG gttttcagTCCAGAGATACAGACAAAGTTTGACAAGATCACAGCATTGGCAAAGGGATTTCTCACTCGTAGACTTCTACAGACAGAAAAACTGAAACATCTTAAGCAAACTGTAAAA GATACTCTGGAGTTCATAAAAAATTTTCAGTCTGAAGTCCCATTGAAAGGAGGAAGCGTGTCAGCACAAGATGCATCCCTTCATGAAAGAGTAATGGCTCAG CTGCGAGCTGCTCTGTATGACATCCATGACATCTTTTTCACAATGGCTGCATCGGAGAGAATGAATATTCTGCGTCACGATCGTGAAGTTCGTAAAGAGAAGATGCTCAGGCAAATG GATAAAGTAAAGAGCCCAAGAGAGCGAGTGAAACTTTCAACAGCTACACAGAAATCTCTGGACAGGAAAAAGTGCATGAA GGCTTCAGAAATGGGAATACcaagtaaaaaaataatcataaaacaaaaaactcctCAAAATCG CATACTTCAACCAAACCAAGGACAGAATGCTCCAGTTCATAGACTGCTTTGCAGACAAGG GAGCATATGcaggaaaaacccaaagaaagAAGCCAAATGTTGTGATAATTTAAGAAGACAACATTCACTGGGATAA